A section of the Sporolituus thermophilus DSM 23256 genome encodes:
- a CDS encoding tripartite tricarboxylate transporter permease translates to MGDLILGFITVLQPSMLLIIAAGVLGGIIIGALPGLTATMGVALLVPLTFGMNAVAGLVLLVGIYCGAIYGGSISAILLRTPGTPAAAATVIEGYMLAQKGQAGKALGMSTIASFCGGMFSALALTFIAPQLAKIALSFGPPEYFALALFGLSIISSISGDQVLKGLAAGFFGLLLATIGMDPITGYPRFTFDNANLLSGISFIPVLIGLFAVSEALATTESMIRSFNIDVKIAGNLPSLDELKQCAKTILKGSAIGTFIGIIPGAGADIAAFVSYGECKRSSKDSDKFGTGVLEGVAAPESANNGVTGGALVPLLTLGVPGDAVTAVMLGALMLQGLKPGPMLFKDNADVVYSLFAGLMVANGFMLLFGLFGVKYIAKVVTVPKPILTPIIFILCVVGSYAINNSLFDVLVMMVFGVIGYLMQKLKFPISPIVLALILGPMAEGEFRRSLVMSQGDPSIFFTRPICLLFFALAAISIVGSYLAQRRKEKATAIAQ, encoded by the coding sequence GGGTTTATCACCGTTCTGCAGCCGTCCATGCTGCTCATCATCGCCGCCGGGGTGCTGGGCGGGATCATCATTGGCGCGCTACCTGGCCTGACGGCAACCATGGGGGTGGCGCTGCTGGTACCGCTTACTTTTGGCATGAACGCCGTTGCCGGCCTTGTCCTGCTTGTCGGCATCTACTGCGGCGCTATTTACGGAGGGTCCATTTCCGCCATTCTCCTCCGTACGCCGGGGACGCCGGCGGCGGCCGCCACCGTCATCGAAGGCTACATGCTGGCCCAAAAAGGCCAGGCCGGCAAGGCGCTCGGCATGTCAACCATCGCTTCCTTCTGCGGCGGCATGTTCAGCGCTCTGGCCCTTACGTTCATCGCGCCGCAGCTCGCCAAGATAGCCTTGTCTTTTGGCCCGCCCGAATACTTCGCGCTGGCGCTCTTTGGCCTCAGCATCATTTCCAGTATTTCAGGCGACCAGGTGCTCAAGGGTTTGGCGGCCGGTTTCTTCGGCTTGCTGCTGGCCACCATCGGCATGGACCCGATTACCGGCTACCCGCGGTTTACTTTTGACAATGCCAATCTCCTAAGCGGTATTTCCTTTATTCCGGTGCTCATCGGCCTCTTCGCGGTGTCCGAGGCGCTGGCTACCACTGAGTCAATGATCAGAAGTTTTAACATCGACGTAAAAATTGCCGGCAACTTGCCTAGCCTGGACGAACTGAAGCAATGCGCCAAGACCATTCTCAAAGGCTCGGCCATTGGCACCTTCATCGGCATCATCCCCGGCGCCGGCGCCGACATCGCCGCCTTCGTTTCCTATGGCGAGTGCAAGCGCAGCTCCAAAGACAGCGACAAATTCGGCACCGGGGTCCTGGAAGGAGTAGCGGCGCCGGAATCGGCGAACAACGGCGTGACTGGTGGCGCGCTGGTGCCGCTCTTAACCCTGGGCGTGCCGGGCGACGCCGTGACGGCCGTGATGCTCGGGGCGCTCATGCTGCAGGGACTCAAGCCCGGACCGATGCTGTTTAAAGATAACGCCGACGTGGTATACTCGCTCTTTGCCGGACTCATGGTGGCCAATGGCTTTATGCTGCTGTTCGGCCTCTTTGGCGTTAAATACATCGCCAAAGTGGTAACCGTCCCCAAGCCAATCCTGACGCCGATCATTTTCATCCTCTGCGTCGTCGGCTCCTATGCCATCAACAACAGCCTGTTCGACGTGCTGGTCATGATGGTGTTCGGCGTTATCGGCTACCTCATGCAGAAACTGAAGTTTCCTATCTCGCCCATCGTCCTGGCCCTAATTCTTGGGCCCATGGCCGAAGGCGAGTTCCGCCGCAGCCTGGTTATGTCCCAAGGCGACCCGAGCATTTTCTTCACCCGTCCCATCTGCCTGCTCTTTTTCGCTTTGGCCGCGATCTCGATCGTCGGCTCCTATCTGGCCCAGCGCCGCAAGGAAAAGGCGACGGCTATAGCGCAGTAG